A stretch of Castanea sativa cultivar Marrone di Chiusa Pesio chromosome 2, ASM4071231v1 DNA encodes these proteins:
- the LOC142624068 gene encoding dirigent protein 11-like produces MSNPLKLTITTNFFFLIFTITIVYVTYTIPRLQLQQPKQTNLVFYVHDYLTGHDMSAITVAGKSGPSSSILHFGTILAVDDPVTEGHSIESKEIGRAQGFYINSQLDGKGLHLVFSVIFTDGDFKGSTLEIQGADIFTMKEREYGIVSGTGYFRFVKGYGVMETEFMDIANLRAILKHNVTVKHY; encoded by the coding sequence ATGTCTAATCCTCTGAAACTCACCATCACCACCaatttcttcttcctcatcttcaCCATAACCATTGTCTATGTGACCTACACAATCCCAAGGCTCCAACTCCAACAACCCAAGCAAACCAACCTAGTCTTCTACGTGCATGACTACTTAACTGGTCATGACATGTCAGCAATCACTGTGGCTGGAAAAAGTGGGCCCTCCTCTAGCATCTTACACTTTGGCACAATCTTGGCCGTTGATGATCCGGTAACTGAGGGCCACAGCATAGAATCAAAAGAGATAGGTAGGGCCCAAGGCTTTTACATAAACTCTCAGTTGGATGGCAAAGGCTTGCACTTGGTTTTCTCTGTGATTTTCACTGATGGAGATTTCAAAGGAAGTACTTTGGAAATTCAAGGAGCTGATATTTTTACTATGAAGGAGAGGGAGTATGGTATTGTATCAGGGACTGGTTATTTTCGGTTTGTGAAGGGGTACGGTGTTATGGAGACCGAGTTCATGGACATAGCTAATCTTAGAGCTATTCTTAAGCACAATGTAACAGTCAAGCACTATTAA
- the LOC142623467 gene encoding uncharacterized protein LOC142623467 produces MSLRFSCNSTSFPQQHQVRGNLKSIKNLDKVRNLVKTVGVPSLTSSPLESLRKGNWVKLICGASFEDVVDIRNLSLVYTLAGVDCIDCAADSAVVSAVNDGIESARDIVGLRRPWVMISVNDDEDLHFRKAEFDPEDCPLDCSRPCEIVCPASAISLNEGNSTLEVSDGTNASRVLEGGVITERCYGCGRCFPVCPYDNIRVVTYIRDTTATADLIKRNGIDAVEIHTSGRQSTFFEELWDGLGDSISHLRLIAVSLPNVGDSTISSMNTMYSIMEPNLPCFNLWQLDGRPMSGDIGRGATRESIAFAVRLAAVKDRPPGFLQLAGGTNAHTVDGLKKMGLFQATSITKNSKDEILTASLPNSLHALIGGIAYGGYARKIVGRVLSSMQSQYGAARIEDYPEHLLEALREALALVGTVKSYDPF; encoded by the exons ATGTCTTTGAGATTTTCTTGCAATTCCACAAGCTTCCCTCAACAACATCAag TGAGAGGAAATCTTAAAAGCATCAAAAACCTTGACAAGGTTAGAAACCTCGTCAAAACAGTTGGGGTTCCTTCATTAACTTCTTCTCCTCTTGAATCCCTCCGAAAGGGAAACTGGGTCAAGCTCATATGTGGTGCAAGCTTCGAG GATGTTGTCGATATCAGGAATCTCTCACTTGTTTACACTCTTGCTGGAG TTGATTGCATTGACTGTGCTGCTGATTCAGCGGTCGTGAGTGCAGTAAATGATGGAATTGAATCGGCTAGAGACATAGTGGGCCTTAGAAGGCCTTGGGTAATGATCAGTGTCAATGATGACGAAGATCTTCACTTTCGAAAGGCTG AGTTTGATCCAGAGGATTGTCCACTTGACTGTTCAAGGCCTTGTGAGATTGTTTGTCCTGCTAGTGCAATATCACTCAATGAAGGAAACTCTACATTAGAAGTTTCAGATGGTACCAACGCATCTAGAGTTTTAgag GGTGGAGTTATAACTGAACGCTGTTATGGCTGTGGCCGTTGCTTTCCAGTTTGCCCCTACGATAATATAA GGGTGGTTACATATATAAGAGATACTACTGCTACAGCTGATCTTATAAAAAGAAATGGTATTGATGCTGTGGAGATACATACAAGTGGAAG GCAGAGTACTTTCTTTGAAGAACTTTGGGATGGCTTGGGAGATTCAATTTCACATCTGAGACTTATAGCA GTTAGCTTACCTAATGTTGGGGATTCCACCATATCCTCAATGAACACAATGTACTCTATTATGGAACCTAATCTGCCTTGCTTCAATTTATGGCAG TTGGATGGCCGCCCCATGAGTGGAGATATTGGACGAGGTGCCACAAGGGAATCAATTGCCTTCGCTGTTCGATTGGCTGCTGTGAAAGACAGGCCTCCTG GTTTTCTTCAATTGGCGGGTGGCACCAATGCTCACACAGTCGATGGATTAAAGAAAATGGGACTTTTTCAAGCAACATCCATTACTA AGAACTCGAAGGATGAAATACTAACAGCCAGTTTGCCTAACTCATTACATGCTTTAATTGGTGGCATAGCTTATGGCGGCTATGCAAGGAAG ATTGTTGGAAGGGtcttgagttccatgcaatcACAGTATGGTGCTGCTCGCATTGAGGATTATCCAGAACATCTCTTGGAGGCACTTAGAGAAGCCCTTGCTTTAGTTGGAACAGTCAAATCCTATGATCCATTTTAA